From one Bacteroides fragilis NCTC 9343 genomic stretch:
- the tssD gene encoding type VI secretion system tube protein TssD: MELFSFLQVDSDLTAWFILDGQEYEMSHFDINFAQSVDHKGQPQDEVRGGIMSITLSQTLPENIYRWGMTSIPKNGSVIFKSKTTNPPLKINFINAYCIRFNRSIANEGGLESQLVISPDEMLINGISFDNHWVK; encoded by the coding sequence ATGGAATTATTTAGTTTTCTACAAGTAGACAGCGACTTAACAGCATGGTTTATCCTTGATGGTCAGGAATATGAGATGAGCCATTTCGATATAAATTTCGCGCAATCTGTCGACCATAAAGGGCAACCGCAAGATGAAGTACGTGGTGGTATCATGTCCATTACATTATCACAAACGCTTCCTGAAAACATTTACAGATGGGGAATGACGTCCATTCCCAAAAACGGGTCTGTGATTTTTAAATCAAAGACAACAAATCCTCCCTTGAAAATTAATTTCATCAACGCATATTGCATACGATTTAATCGAAGTATAGCCAACGAAGGAGGATTAGAAAGTCAACTGGTAATATCTCCTGATGAGATGTTAATAAATGGAATTAGCTTTGACAATCACTGGGTTAAATAA
- the tssD gene encoding type VI secretion system tube protein TssD, with amino-acid sequence MFGHKSFLRIGALGDSSISGLYKDSYELENCHFSFNQGTNTDGKPQTDVRGGTLYLTYAGLPQDDMLRWILNSKKYEDGAIVICDDSDEPLEKILFEQAACTGLNIEYTQKGKAYIHTKIILQVRKIKVGETTFENRWTINE; translated from the coding sequence ATGTTTGGACATAAAAGTTTTTTGAGGATAGGTGCTTTGGGCGATTCCAGTATTTCGGGATTGTACAAAGACAGTTATGAACTTGAAAATTGCCATTTCAGTTTTAATCAGGGAACGAACACGGATGGCAAACCGCAAACTGATGTACGGGGTGGAACCTTGTACCTGACTTATGCCGGTTTACCGCAAGATGATATGCTCCGCTGGATACTGAACTCTAAAAAATATGAAGACGGTGCAATTGTAATATGCGATGACAGTGATGAACCTTTGGAAAAGATTTTATTTGAGCAGGCAGCCTGTACTGGATTGAATATTGAATATACGCAAAAAGGAAAAGCCTATATACATACTAAAATTATTCTCCAAGTACGAAAAATAAAGGTAGGTGAGACAACGTTTGAAAATCGTTGGACTATTAACGAATAA
- a CDS encoding ATP-dependent Clp protease ATP-binding subunit, giving the protein MDFLNINETVQSVIRISKGVAREYGNASYAPAHLLFALMHKEVGLRSFVESLGKDADYLREWAEVRIEEYPKAAGAGEIMPDGKVNELFEQADNVRIKWGLLEINPLCLLAAIATPEAGFSTDELRSFPIREREIHDLFTSGMGNMKKSVSTQTDLPGSEAPLWTAGAGNLDKYCTDKTALAADKKVYPIVCRDRETRMMMEILGRMGKPNVLIIGDAGVGKTALVDGLACSIIEGTVPQYLKDMTIYELDTGTLIAGATYKGEIEERLKGIIKELSAHGNAILFIDEIHTLIDPKSGNSGAASILKPELAKGNITVIGVTTVDEYRKLIEPDHALNRRFEVLQVSEPDLASTVNMIQAALERYESYHGVGVDVDSLPECVALAKRYVKERRLPDAAIDLIDRTLSAVKMINQSGEKDIKGLAEQLAAIEAAEDQPEAERTEKLRLVNFTMKNRLSPILLGMLSDGQNEPESSDYGEWMDYILGVLDRLRELTKEKIGKITSHEVAAVISSSTGIPIGKIESGEKEKLLNMEDILRRRVVGQDNALKVLTDAIVESRSGMNKPGQPIGSFFLLGPTGTGKTELAKALAEALFNDEKAMIRFDMSEFKEEHSAALLLGAPPGYVGYEEGGVLVNRIRRQPYAVVLFDEIEKAHSSVYDIFLQIMDEGKLHDRLGKEGDFSNSIVLFTSNVGSEWLSKQINEGKNPSTTDLMEVMGSYFRPEFLARLSEIVPFSPINETMLVRIFEIQLKGVIALLEKQHIDIEITEKAKNLLATRGFTPKYGARQVAGTIRNYIRRPISKMIVAGTLAAGNTVVVDVADNGDIDWNVK; this is encoded by the coding sequence ATGGATTTTTTGAACATCAATGAAACAGTTCAGAGCGTAATCCGAATATCAAAAGGTGTCGCCCGTGAGTATGGCAATGCCAGCTATGCTCCGGCACACCTTTTGTTTGCCTTGATGCACAAAGAGGTAGGTCTGCGTTCGTTTGTCGAATCGTTGGGTAAGGATGCCGATTACTTGCGCGAATGGGCGGAGGTAAGAATAGAGGAGTACCCCAAGGCTGCCGGTGCAGGCGAGATAATGCCCGATGGGAAAGTTAACGAACTGTTTGAGCAAGCCGATAATGTACGAATCAAGTGGGGACTGCTGGAAATCAATCCACTTTGCCTGCTGGCAGCCATTGCTACACCCGAAGCAGGTTTCAGTACGGACGAGTTGCGCTCGTTCCCTATTCGGGAGCGTGAGATACATGACCTCTTCACGAGCGGAATGGGTAATATGAAAAAATCCGTAAGTACGCAGACTGACCTTCCGGGGAGTGAAGCCCCCCTATGGACAGCCGGGGCGGGCAATTTAGATAAGTACTGTACGGATAAGACTGCTCTTGCGGCAGACAAGAAAGTATATCCTATCGTGTGCCGTGACCGTGAGACACGCATGATGATGGAAATTCTGGGGCGGATGGGTAAGCCCAACGTGCTCATCATCGGCGATGCCGGTGTGGGTAAGACTGCTCTGGTAGATGGTTTGGCATGCAGCATCATTGAGGGTACAGTTCCCCAATATCTAAAGGACATGACTATCTATGAGCTTGACACAGGAACACTGATTGCGGGTGCTACCTACAAAGGCGAGATAGAAGAACGGCTGAAAGGAATCATCAAAGAATTGTCGGCTCACGGCAATGCGATTCTCTTCATTGATGAAATACATACGCTGATCGACCCCAAGTCGGGCAACAGCGGAGCGGCAAGCATCCTGAAACCGGAGCTTGCCAAAGGAAATATAACGGTAATCGGAGTCACTACGGTGGACGAATACCGTAAACTGATTGAACCGGACCATGCCCTTAACCGGCGTTTTGAAGTATTGCAAGTATCGGAACCTGACCTTGCATCCACCGTAAATATGATACAGGCAGCTTTGGAAAGATATGAAAGCTACCACGGTGTGGGGGTAGATGTAGATTCGTTGCCGGAATGCGTGGCACTCGCCAAGCGTTATGTCAAGGAACGCCGTTTGCCGGATGCCGCTATTGATTTGATAGACCGTACCCTCTCTGCGGTTAAGATGATTAACCAGAGCGGGGAAAAAGATATAAAGGGACTGGCAGAGCAGCTTGCCGCGATTGAAGCGGCGGAAGACCAGCCCGAAGCGGAGCGCACGGAGAAGTTGCGGTTAGTCAACTTCACCATGAAGAACCGGTTAAGCCCTATCCTTCTGGGAATGCTCTCCGATGGACAGAATGAACCGGAGTCATCAGACTACGGTGAATGGATGGATTATATTTTAGGTGTACTTGACCGATTGCGTGAATTGACCAAAGAGAAAATCGGGAAAATCACTTCCCATGAAGTGGCAGCCGTTATTTCTTCTTCTACAGGTATCCCTATCGGCAAGATAGAGTCGGGCGAGAAAGAGAAGTTGCTCAATATGGAAGATATTCTGCGTCGTAGAGTTGTTGGACAGGACAATGCGCTGAAGGTATTGACAGATGCCATTGTCGAATCACGAAGTGGAATGAACAAACCGGGACAACCGATTGGCTCATTCTTCCTGCTGGGACCTACCGGAACCGGTAAGACCGAGTTGGCAAAAGCATTGGCAGAAGCACTTTTCAATGACGAAAAGGCGATGATTCGTTTTGATATGTCAGAGTTTAAGGAAGAACATTCGGCAGCCCTGCTATTGGGAGCGCCTCCGGGATACGTGGGCTACGAAGAAGGTGGCGTACTCGTGAACCGGATACGTCGTCAGCCTTACGCGGTGGTGCTTTTCGATGAGATAGAGAAAGCCCATTCTTCCGTTTATGACATCTTCCTGCAAATCATGGACGAAGGCAAGCTACACGACCGTTTGGGCAAAGAGGGTGATTTTTCCAATTCTATCGTACTGTTTACATCCAATGTAGGTAGCGAATGGCTTAGCAAACAGATTAATGAGGGCAAGAATCCTTCTACCACTGACCTGATGGAAGTCATGGGCAGTTATTTCCGTCCGGAGTTTCTTGCCCGTTTGTCGGAAATCGTGCCTTTCTCTCCTATTAACGAAACAATGCTGGTTCGTATCTTTGAGATACAGTTAAAGGGAGTTATAGCATTGCTTGAGAAGCAGCATATTGACATTGAGATTACGGAGAAGGCAAAGAACCTGCTTGCTACCCGTGGCTTCACTCCGAAATACGGAGCACGTCAGGTGGCGGGTACGATACGTAACTATATCCGCCGTCCTATCTCAAAGATGATTGTTGCAGGAACATTGGCGGCAGGGAATACAGTTGTTGTCGATGTGGCGGATAATGGAGATATTGATTGGAATGTGAAATGA
- a CDS encoding DUF5458 family protein — MEDNKNKSEVQAQETVQVSYKEKNRESSLASALDVLSRFGGFNFLESTVDGVQNLNPERKARKKIFLTDEQKQEEREVLKNKIDMWIDLLNSSSAVTEMIATSKAKSEAAASHLAKSQLVAVQSVRDMEQAYRGVMLFYKNTEADKVNNVTIVNASKEQLTDLDNPRFIDFVARELKQNYDKLDLRQNYSLLAIPGYLGSNKVLEKWAKIAYENKVMLYTDFADLDKPEDVVELFSSSNMASGEAFKSNTCMTCNWLVGRAGYREIGEEEDLHVSPSIALMGKVYTTLMSQVTAGKKYGGINEIDAVVFPLKKSEISQLEKMGLIPMVNEYGKVMAFSAKTLFNGDNLGLQTYSVVRVFDYITKVLFDFLNRRSFENWSSKTERDLRGQIVQYLDSVQGADRLIEKFKIIRFEQDQKQKDRIYLDIHMTPFFPAKSFVIKLDGTKGDDGTNWNTNYEQA, encoded by the coding sequence ATGGAAGATAATAAAAATAAGTCTGAAGTTCAGGCGCAAGAAACCGTTCAAGTTTCCTATAAAGAGAAAAACAGGGAATCCTCTCTGGCTTCGGCACTGGATGTGTTGTCCAGATTCGGCGGTTTCAATTTTCTGGAATCAACAGTAGATGGTGTTCAGAACCTGAACCCCGAGCGTAAGGCACGCAAAAAGATATTCTTAACCGATGAACAGAAGCAAGAAGAACGGGAAGTGCTGAAGAATAAGATAGATATGTGGATCGACCTGCTGAACTCATCATCGGCAGTGACGGAAATGATTGCCACTTCTAAAGCTAAATCGGAAGCTGCCGCATCGCATCTTGCCAAAAGCCAATTGGTGGCAGTGCAGAGTGTGAGGGATATGGAACAGGCATACCGTGGAGTGATGTTGTTCTATAAGAATACGGAAGCGGACAAAGTGAACAACGTGACGATAGTCAATGCTTCCAAAGAACAACTGACCGACCTCGACAATCCCCGCTTCATTGATTTCGTTGCCCGCGAACTGAAACAGAACTATGACAAGTTGGATTTACGTCAAAATTACTCACTGTTAGCCATTCCGGGCTATCTTGGTTCGAATAAGGTACTTGAAAAATGGGCGAAAATCGCTTATGAAAATAAAGTGATGCTCTATACGGACTTTGCCGACCTTGATAAGCCGGAAGATGTGGTGGAACTGTTCTCTTCCTCCAATATGGCAAGTGGGGAGGCCTTCAAAAGCAATACCTGCATGACCTGCAACTGGCTGGTGGGACGTGCCGGATACCGGGAAATCGGTGAAGAGGAAGACCTCCATGTTTCTCCGTCCATTGCTTTGATGGGTAAAGTTTACACCACTCTGATGTCTCAGGTAACTGCCGGTAAGAAGTATGGCGGCATTAATGAAATAGATGCGGTGGTATTCCCGTTGAAGAAAAGCGAAATCTCACAACTGGAGAAAATGGGTTTAATTCCGATGGTCAATGAATATGGTAAAGTGATGGCGTTCTCCGCAAAGACATTGTTCAACGGTGACAATCTGGGATTGCAAACTTATTCTGTGGTACGTGTATTCGACTATATTACCAAGGTATTGTTTGATTTCCTGAACCGCCGTTCGTTCGAGAACTGGAGTTCTAAAACCGAACGTGACCTGAGAGGGCAGATTGTACAGTATCTTGATAGTGTACAGGGAGCCGACCGCCTTATCGAAAAATTCAAGATAATCCGTTTCGAGCAAGACCAAAAGCAGAAAGACCGTATTTATCTGGATATTCACATGACTCCGTTCTTCCCTGCCAAGAGCTTTGTTATCAAGTTGGACGGCACGAAAGGTGATGATGGTACAAACTGGAATACAAATTACGAACAGGCGTAA
- the tssD gene encoding type VI secretion system tube protein TssD — protein MAFRATLSFAGKEFDVLDCTYSLKRDVDSKGRPSSNIYGGQIRLHVESTDDTSILENMTNQFKPHSGSIVFKKGDEEAKMKELTWENGYITEFTENIDIVGSQPMTITFVVSAQVIKIGGAQFEQNWPK, from the coding sequence ATGGCATTTAGAGCAACCTTAAGCTTTGCAGGAAAAGAGTTTGACGTGCTGGATTGCACGTACAGTCTCAAGCGAGATGTGGATTCCAAAGGACGCCCATCTTCAAACATTTATGGTGGACAAATTCGTCTGCATGTGGAATCGACTGATGATACTTCCATTCTGGAGAACATGACCAATCAGTTTAAACCTCATTCCGGCAGCATCGTCTTCAAAAAAGGAGATGAAGAAGCCAAGATGAAGGAACTTACCTGGGAAAACGGATACATTACCGAATTTACCGAAAACATCGACATTGTCGGCTCGCAGCCGATGACTATCACTTTTGTCGTATCGGCTCAGGTAATCAAGATTGGTGGCGCACAATTTGAACAGAATTGGCCGAAGTAA
- a CDS encoding TetR/AcrR family transcriptional regulator, giving the protein MGQGDKKIRIRRTNEQLDKEVISEFEKLVGEFGFGNVNLSALMKAADLEANVFYRRYGSMDNLYDRLAKQYDFWINNTIDISTLNTLGPKKFFAETFKTLFRNLSENSVMQKLLLYEMTTINSTTKRSAETRDVMNLNLITFYENLFAPAKINIKSIASILIGGIYYLILHKECAKICTIDYKTKEGENAFSEGIDFLTDIIFDRLEMYDRDKKAIRQMISDGISESKICKYMGINKNDLKTLLSE; this is encoded by the coding sequence ATGGGACAGGGAGATAAAAAAATTCGAATAAGGAGAACCAATGAGCAGTTGGATAAGGAGGTAATATCTGAATTTGAAAAGCTTGTAGGTGAGTTTGGTTTTGGAAATGTTAATTTGAGTGCATTAATGAAAGCTGCTGACTTAGAAGCTAATGTGTTTTACAGAAGATATGGTTCGATGGATAATCTTTATGACAGACTGGCCAAGCAATACGACTTCTGGATCAATAATACCATTGATATTTCCACACTTAATACATTAGGACCTAAAAAGTTTTTTGCAGAAACGTTCAAGACATTGTTCAGGAATCTGTCAGAGAACAGTGTGATGCAAAAGTTGCTGCTTTACGAAATGACAACTATTAATAGTACTACAAAGAGATCTGCGGAAACACGGGATGTTATGAACTTAAACTTAATAACATTTTACGAAAATCTCTTTGCACCGGCGAAAATCAATATTAAAAGTATTGCGTCAATCCTAATAGGGGGAATTTATTATTTGATATTACATAAAGAGTGTGCTAAAATCTGCACAATAGACTATAAGACTAAAGAAGGAGAAAATGCTTTTTCAGAAGGAATCGACTTTTTAACTGACATTATTTTTGATAGGTTGGAGATGTATGACAGGGATAAAAAGGCAATCCGGCAAATGATATCAGATGGCATAAGTGAATCCAAAATATGCAAGTATATGGGCATCAATAAGAATGACCTGAAAACATTGCTTTCGGAATAG
- a CDS encoding aminotransferase class I/II-fold pyridoxal phosphate-dependent enzyme gives MKENISRFKIDYSVCKNSPGGSILEKVSNFQKELQLHEENSLHIYVKSPMVSGCGREVEVVDRKTNEVKKMLMFGSNSYLDATGIPSVVEKAVRVITDYGVGSGGVPLLSGTTIFQNELEKEIAKLTGFDDTILFSSGFTANIGVIVGLIRPNNLLVYDRLNHASLIDGALMSGAKMVRYKHNDPKALEKILKENAGQYKDGMMVVTDGVFSMDGDIADIPAILEITKKYNALLLIDDAHATGVIGGDGAGTLSYYDIKERENIIVTGTLSKAIGSIGGFITAKQNIIDYLRVYARSNMYSTSLPQSICAASLEVIKEMRNTDIQNALKRNAEYVRNGLKALGFNTLNSMTPIIPVIVGDEYILTQITKELYDRDIFTNAIFPPVVPPNMCRIRIGVMSSHTFEDCDRLINVFHEIGKKYGLI, from the coding sequence ATGAAAGAGAACATATCTAGGTTCAAAATTGACTATTCGGTATGTAAGAATAGCCCCGGTGGCAGTATTTTGGAAAAAGTCTCCAATTTCCAAAAAGAACTCCAACTACACGAAGAGAACTCGCTACACATCTACGTCAAATCCCCAATGGTTTCCGGTTGCGGTAGGGAAGTCGAGGTTGTTGATAGAAAAACTAATGAAGTAAAGAAAATGCTGATGTTCGGTTCCAATAGTTATTTGGATGCTACCGGCATACCATCAGTAGTGGAAAAGGCGGTTCGTGTAATAACTGACTATGGAGTAGGAAGTGGCGGGGTTCCACTATTGAGCGGAACGACAATATTCCAAAATGAATTGGAAAAAGAGATAGCCAAGCTGACCGGTTTTGATGACACTATATTATTCTCTTCTGGCTTCACTGCCAATATAGGTGTGATAGTAGGATTGATACGCCCTAACAACTTGCTGGTATATGACAGGCTCAACCACGCCAGTTTAATTGACGGGGCTCTAATGTCCGGTGCCAAAATGGTAAGATATAAGCATAATGATCCTAAAGCACTTGAAAAAATATTAAAAGAAAATGCCGGGCAATACAAGGATGGTATGATGGTGGTGACTGACGGAGTATTTAGTATGGATGGGGATATTGCCGATATTCCGGCTATCTTAGAGATTACGAAGAAATATAATGCATTGCTTTTAATAGACGATGCCCATGCGACGGGAGTGATTGGAGGAGACGGAGCCGGAACGCTAAGCTATTATGATATAAAAGAGCGCGAAAATATAATCGTTACAGGAACGCTCAGTAAAGCAATAGGATCGATAGGAGGTTTTATAACTGCCAAACAAAACATTATTGATTACCTGAGGGTTTATGCCCGTAGCAACATGTATTCTACCTCTTTACCCCAGAGTATTTGTGCAGCATCCCTTGAAGTAATCAAAGAGATGCGTAATACGGACATTCAGAATGCACTGAAGCGGAATGCCGAATATGTAAGAAATGGATTGAAAGCATTGGGCTTCAATACATTAAATTCGATGACTCCTATTATACCTGTGATTGTGGGAGATGAATACATATTGACTCAGATAACAAAGGAACTTTATGACAGGGATATATTTACCAATGCCATATTTCCTCCGGTTGTACCTCCTAATATGTGCCGAATTAGAATTGGCGTGATGTCGTCACATACGTTTGAAGACTGTGACAGGTTGATAAACGTCTTCCATGAAATAGGCAAAAAATACGGACTTATCTGA
- a CDS encoding DEAD/DEAH box helicase, whose amino-acid sequence MNYMQILSCWHKLEHFSPAILPKDKSLKPLKELPWMRPLEAKDPKKTIQYTIYLGVFSQISVSDFVKDFFKDERNNPNVTDAKVCYASLKLDNLGVYIQNTFGFSTMPWALRQLEAGKANTNSWSEDFDKLRKNLLERLGENRKELAEDYSSYLSETQTLENLQQIQALIIQDLKWSTSPETEIYVRIEEVYKKNNTSDKEEANADLLNSFYIDDLERIITSSVKGSYNTAFRNYLSACLNKDFVHFDLSLQPEILKECLVPENYPDGCWPSPHTASLMQQFAVNTVSKELSGEKQEGIFSVNGPPGTGKTTLLRDIIAAILVKRAKKMVNFTEPAKAFRKIGEVQVSEKYTPFIYEPDSSICDGGIVVASSNNGAVENISKELPLKKEARGYSDQVGYFRQVSEECVGEESWGLIAAVMGNKENQRKLIYSIWDGDSEEESYTLKQQLKDYKPTEEEWLNIVVSFKNKLEEVEIEKSRLTGFMKDAESIEKLRIQLEDAESHLSHVDKELEGLLEEKNLLSTEIKRGKQQKEDAMTELKLLQSTRPGFFIYWFNKTVRTQYKKALTATLTKYNQLSEEITKQKTSLQALDLRVEKQRKIQEQSQKDYDRINSDYARLSELTEAARQELKGAYADASFWKQIESKEVQEISPWYSKRLKQLQSELFIEAMKVNELFILRANATSSRIKTTLDVFFNFLKTGGNLTEREIQAMWNTFWLIVPVVSSTFASIQRMFSQMKTGTIPWLFVDEAGQAVPQAAAGAIWRSKRAVIVGDPFQIEPVVTIPEQIVNNISHHFGLDKTQIQTSLSVQSMADRANPYGWITNDTWTGSPLRVHRRCVDPMFSIANEIAYNGMMYNSTLAESSQLFMRNGFLQVEGKVSGRHYVPEQGVLIRQMIIDEIHHLQDLPDLFVISPFSEIPSILKKELRQPIKQALATYKSIEDNELKKWLDAHIGTVHTFQGKQAAGVILCLGLDEKSKGAASWASSKPNLLNVALTRAKQRFVAVGDGDIWLRQPYFSKLKALN is encoded by the coding sequence ATGAATTACATGCAGATACTCTCTTGCTGGCACAAATTAGAACATTTTTCTCCAGCTATTCTACCCAAAGATAAAAGTCTTAAACCACTGAAAGAACTTCCTTGGATGCGTCCATTAGAAGCTAAAGATCCGAAAAAGACAATTCAGTATACTATCTATTTAGGGGTGTTTTCCCAGATATCTGTTTCGGATTTTGTGAAAGATTTCTTCAAAGATGAACGTAATAATCCGAACGTAACGGATGCCAAAGTATGCTATGCTTCTCTTAAATTGGATAATCTGGGAGTATATATACAAAACACATTCGGATTTTCTACTATGCCGTGGGCCTTAAGACAGTTGGAGGCGGGCAAAGCGAACACCAATTCTTGGTCGGAAGATTTTGATAAATTGAGAAAGAACCTGTTAGAGCGATTGGGCGAGAATAGGAAGGAACTTGCGGAAGATTACTCAAGTTATTTGTCGGAGACCCAAACGTTAGAAAATCTTCAACAGATACAAGCTCTAATCATACAAGACTTAAAGTGGAGCACTTCGCCGGAAACTGAAATATATGTTCGAATAGAAGAAGTATACAAAAAAAACAATACTTCAGATAAGGAAGAAGCGAATGCAGACCTATTAAACAGTTTCTACATCGACGATTTGGAGCGAATAATTACTTCATCCGTAAAAGGAAGTTACAATACCGCTTTCCGTAATTATTTGAGTGCCTGTTTGAATAAAGACTTTGTTCATTTCGATTTGTCACTTCAACCAGAGATCTTGAAAGAATGTTTAGTCCCGGAGAATTATCCGGATGGTTGCTGGCCATCTCCCCATACGGCGAGTTTGATGCAGCAATTTGCCGTGAATACGGTCAGTAAAGAATTATCAGGGGAAAAGCAGGAGGGCATATTCTCGGTAAATGGACCTCCTGGAACAGGAAAGACTACTTTATTAAGAGATATCATCGCAGCTATTCTGGTGAAACGTGCCAAAAAGATGGTTAACTTTACTGAACCGGCAAAAGCGTTCCGTAAAATAGGTGAAGTGCAAGTGAGTGAGAAGTACACGCCATTCATTTATGAACCGGATTCATCAATTTGTGACGGAGGTATAGTTGTCGCTTCCTCCAATAACGGTGCTGTTGAAAATATTTCGAAAGAACTTCCTTTAAAAAAAGAGGCAAGAGGCTATTCGGATCAGGTTGGCTATTTTCGGCAAGTGAGTGAGGAATGCGTGGGCGAAGAAAGTTGGGGACTAATTGCCGCTGTGATGGGCAATAAAGAAAATCAACGAAAATTGATATACAGCATTTGGGATGGGGACTCGGAGGAGGAAAGTTATACTTTAAAACAGCAACTAAAGGACTATAAACCAACAGAAGAAGAATGGTTGAATATTGTCGTATCTTTTAAAAATAAACTTGAAGAGGTGGAGATTGAGAAATCTCGTCTAACCGGTTTTATGAAAGATGCGGAAAGCATAGAAAAACTTCGTATCCAGCTTGAGGATGCTGAAAGCCATTTATCTCATGTCGACAAGGAACTAGAGGGACTGCTTGAGGAAAAAAATTTATTGTCTACTGAGATAAAAAGAGGTAAACAACAAAAAGAAGATGCTATGACGGAATTGAAACTGTTACAATCTACCCGCCCCGGCTTCTTTATCTATTGGTTTAATAAAACGGTACGAACTCAATATAAAAAGGCCTTAACTGCTACTCTCACGAAATATAATCAATTATCCGAAGAAATAACCAAGCAGAAAACCTCGTTGCAAGCACTTGACTTACGTGTAGAAAAACAAAGAAAAATACAAGAACAAAGCCAAAAGGACTACGACAGGATAAATAGCGACTATGCTCGATTGTCGGAATTGACCGAAGCCGCCCGTCAGGAATTGAAAGGAGCCTATGCCGATGCTTCATTTTGGAAACAGATTGAATCAAAGGAGGTACAGGAAATCTCTCCTTGGTATTCGAAGAGACTTAAACAATTACAATCTGAATTGTTCATTGAAGCAATGAAAGTGAACGAGTTGTTTATACTACGAGCCAATGCCACATCGAGCCGCATAAAAACAACGCTGGATGTTTTCTTTAATTTTCTTAAAACGGGAGGAAACCTTACGGAAAGAGAAATACAGGCAATGTGGAATACATTTTGGCTGATAGTCCCTGTCGTTTCTTCTACATTTGCGTCTATTCAACGCATGTTTAGCCAAATGAAAACAGGAACAATCCCCTGGCTATTTGTAGACGAGGCAGGGCAGGCAGTTCCACAAGCGGCGGCAGGAGCTATCTGGCGTTCCAAACGGGCTGTTATCGTAGGAGATCCTTTTCAAATAGAGCCCGTAGTTACGATTCCTGAGCAGATTGTCAATAATATCAGTCATCATTTCGGATTGGATAAAACACAGATACAGACTTCTCTTTCCGTTCAGTCTATGGCCGATCGTGCCAATCCGTATGGTTGGATAACAAATGATACTTGGACCGGATCTCCGCTACGGGTGCATCGTCGTTGTGTTGACCCGATGTTTTCCATAGCAAATGAGATCGCGTATAATGGCATGATGTATAACTCCACTTTGGCTGAAAGTTCTCAACTGTTTATGCGGAATGGATTTTTGCAAGTAGAGGGGAAAGTGAGCGGACGACATTACGTACCAGAGCAAGGTGTCTTAATCAGGCAAATGATTATTGATGAGATACACCACTTACAGGACTTGCCCGATTTGTTCGTGATCTCTCCATTTTCAGAAATACCATCTATCTTGAAAAAAGAATTGCGTCAGCCTATTAAGCAAGCACTGGCTACCTATAAATCAATAGAAGACAACGAACTAAAAAAGTGGTTGGATGCCCATATCGGAACAGTCCATACGTTTCAAGGTAAGCAGGCAGCAGGTGTAATTTTATGTCTGGGGTTGGATGAGAAGTCAAAAGGGGCTGCTTCCTGGGCTTCATCCAAACCTAACTTATTAAATGTGGCTTTAACACGCGCTAAACAACGATTTGTTGCTGTGGGAGATGGAGATATTTGGTTGCGACAACCCTATTTTAGCAAATTGAAAGCATTAAATTGA
- the dmpI gene encoding 4-oxalocrotonate tautomerase DmpI yields the protein MPYITIEGGALTREQKSELIRKVTEVASEVMQIPMEFFLCTVKELPDENIGIGGRTIDLIK from the coding sequence ATGCCATATATTACTATTGAAGGGGGGGCACTCACCCGTGAACAAAAAAGTGAATTAATCCGAAAAGTGACAGAAGTAGCTTCGGAAGTCATGCAAATTCCTATGGAATTCTTTTTATGTACGGTCAAAGAATTACCAGATGAAAATATAGGAATAGGAGGTCGGACCATTGACTTGATTAAATAA
- a CDS encoding cupin domain-containing protein: MRNSSDEPMIYMVVQSKENSVGNYSTEDGTRTFYTELLHWIKEVLSENLDLMKSLLDNDLAEEKAKSLVGLDVTNDWSQESIEILFKLVLMYANREPYY; encoded by the coding sequence ATGAGGAATTCTTCCGATGAGCCAATGATTTACATGGTTGTCCAATCCAAAGAAAACTCTGTGGGTAATTATTCTACAGAAGATGGTACAAGGACATTCTATACAGAATTACTTCATTGGATAAAAGAAGTACTTAGTGAGAATCTTGATTTGATGAAGTCGCTTTTGGATAATGATCTAGCCGAAGAAAAAGCAAAGAGTTTGGTTGGATTAGATGTTACTAACGATTGGAGTCAAGAGTCTATTGAAATATTATTCAAACTGGTTTTAATGTATGCCAATAGAGAACCATATTATTAA